Proteins encoded together in one Bactrocera neohumeralis isolate Rockhampton chromosome 4, APGP_CSIRO_Bneo_wtdbg2-racon-allhic-juicebox.fasta_v2, whole genome shotgun sequence window:
- the LOC126755526 gene encoding uncharacterized protein LOC126755526, whose amino-acid sequence MSLVKYGILLATLTLALAEAQNGCVIPIASKHHLYIQWPLIYKSNGELYPAQLDAEQQTASVHLPVGEEVLLSCGPNYLKNFHRAETLSVKCESDGKLISLSGDADIENDAKAVSYFACDLRVVEEVLSTVNDCNTQAWTPVAYGYVNPFDHLTHIIGEACYDENEGRTIFAHIKLSDNPYLQRLPKDFLTKFHHPDGRYKSQLFRGLYFDEIYERIRQTLHTKSAPFLHKANFVDDFFISNAQFQAVKKLSWNYFVAHDDLDAWTELKRNILAHRNTSKADLDIYVGSHGTQVLNGPNGEQMKLYLHPESGEYGKFPVPELLWIVVKEEDKSTAFGVYNDANPKSLQRVVSATSHAPICESKCGEITWLSDALKNGGLICCSVPEFRKVVTEVPAITEKDSPF is encoded by the exons ATGAGTTTAGTCAAATACGGAATTTTGCTTGCAACGCTAACGCTAGCTTTAGCTGAAGCTCAGAACGGGTGCGTTATACCGATCGCTTCAAAGCACCACCTTTACATACAATGGCCTTTGATTTATAAATCCAACGGCGAGTTGTACCCAGCACAATTGGACGCGGAGCAACAGACGGCCAGTGTACACTTACCTGTCGGCGAAGAGGTTTTGCTCTCATGTGGACCAAATTACCTGAAAAATTTTCATCGTGCAGAGACGTtaagtgtaaaatgtgaaagtGACGGCAAGTTGATATCATTGAGTGGCGATGCTGACATCGAAAACGACGCGAAAGCAGTCAGTTATTTTGCCTGTGATTTGCGTGTCGTCGAAGAGGTGCTAAGTACGGTAAATGACTGCAATACTCAGGCTTGGACGCCGGTTGCATACGGATATGTGAATCCATTCGATCATCTTACACATATAATCGGCGAGGCGTGTTATGATGAGAACGAAGGACGTACCATATTCGCGCATATCAAGCTGAGCG aTAACCCATACCTGCAACGGCTACCGAAAGACTTTCTCACAAAATTCCACCATCCCGATGGACGTTATAAAAGTCAACTTTTCCGTGGTCTATATTTCGATGAAATCTACGAGCGTATACGTCAAACATTACACACGAAGTCTGCTCCTTTCTTACATAAAGCCAACTTCGTGGACGATTTCTTCATAAGCAATGCGCAATTCCAAGCAGTGAAGAAATTGAGTTGGAATTATTTTGTTGCACATGATGACCTTGATGCATGGACCGAACTCAAGCGGAACATATTAGCACATCGAAATACCAGCAAAGCTGATCTGGACATTTATGTTGGCAGTCATGGCACGCAGGTGTTAAATGGCCCTAATGGTGAACAAATGAAGCTCTACCTACATCCAGAATCGGGAGAATATGGGAAATTCCCCGTGCCAGAACTCTTGTGGATCGTTGTGAAGGAGGAAGATAAATCAACGGCTTTTGGTGTGTACAACGATGCAAATCCGAAGTCGTTGCAAAGAGTTGTCTCGGCCACATCGCATGCGCCAATTTGTGAGAGCAAATGTGGTGAGATCACTTGGCTTTCGGATGCATTGAAAAATGGTGGACTTATCTGCTGTAGTGTGCCAGAATTTAGGAAAGTGGTGACGGAAGTCCCCGCCATAACAGAAAAGGATAGtcctttttaa